A stretch of the Ascaphus truei isolate aAscTru1 chromosome 4, aAscTru1.hap1, whole genome shotgun sequence genome encodes the following:
- the GDF7 gene encoding growth/differentiation factor 7, which produces MDLRKAAALCLGLWSAWLWAGQSPQAAAVLPPSSHRLERVGGTRRALLTAQALGTLHRDSQNHLLPRKGSSRQGTVAPHEYMLSLYTRLSGTEQKELNRNLTRDKTSANTITSFVDQGNDAFLAQTAEQKYLFDTSSLPEMDEIVGAELRILRKFPENISAVLSAAGSLMHLLLYTCPTSWQESRLLDSRSADILDTAFSKWEVFDVWKAMASQEHSNPDEPLCFMLKVVSDYTATPLQPQQLGFSRQGQQAHEKALLVASTHSKRRENLFKEIRDKMKSMGNSEVLEPPDSGQQSITRRRRRRTTLPTRANNGRGHGKKSKTRCSKKPLHVNFKELGWDDWIIAPLDYEAYHCEGVCDFPLRSHLEPTNHAIIQTLMNSMDPESTPPSCCVPSKLSPISILYIDSGNNVVYKQYEDMVVETCGCR; this is translated from the exons ATGGATCTAAGGAAGGCTGCGGCTCTGTGTCTGGGGCTGTGGAGCGCCTGGCTCTGGGCTGGGCAGAGCCCACAGGCTGCAGCAGTgctgcccccctcctcacacaggctgGAACGGGTAGGGGGTACGAGGAGGGCACTGCTGACTGCCCAGGCACTGGGCACTTTACATAGGGACTCCCAGAACCACTTGCTACCCAGGAAGGGGTCATCCAGACAGGGCACGGTGGCACCTCACGAGTACATGCTCTCTCTCTACACACGTTTATCTGGCACTGAGCAAAAGGAGCTCAACAGAAACCTAACTCGGGACAAGACATCAGCCAACACCATCACTAGCTTTGTGGACCAAGGAAACG ATGCTTTTCTTGCACAGACTGCAGAACAGAAATACTTGTTTGATACCAGCAGTTTGCCTGAGATGGATGAAATAGTGGGTGCTGAACTTCGCATCTTGCGAAAATTCCCAGAGAACATAAGTGCAGTCCTCTCTGCAGCAGGGAGTTTGATGCACCTTCTACTGTACACCTGTCCAACCAGCTGGCAAGAGTCCAGGCTTCTCGATTCTAGATCAGCGGATATTCTAGACACCGCATTTTCCAAGTGGGAAGTGTTTGATGTCTGGAAGGCCATGGCAAGCCAAGAACACTCCAACCCAGACGAACCGCTGTGTTTCATGTTAAAGGTGGTTTCTGATTATACAGCCACACCTTTGCAACCACAACAACTGGGATTTAGTCGACAAGGTCAGCAAGCTCATGAAAAAGCTCTGCTGGTGGCGTCTACCCATTCCAAGAGAAGGGAAAACCTATTTAAGGAAATCAGGGACAAgatgaagtcaatgggaaactcCGAGGTCTTGGAGCCACCTGATTCAGGTCAGCAATCCATCACAAGAAGACGGAGGAGGAGGACCACGCTCCCCACCAGGGCGAACAATGGAAGAGGACATGGCAAAAAGTCCAAAACAAGGTGTAGTAAGAAGCCCCTGCATGTGAATTTCAAGGAATTGGGCTGGGATGACTGGATCATCGCTCCTTTGGATTATGAGGCTTACCACTGCGAGGGTGTTTGCGATTTCCCATTGAGATCACACCTGGAACCTACCAACCATGCCATTATTCAGACCTTAATGAATTCTATGGATCCTGAATCCACTCCACCCAGCTGCTGTGTTCCATCAAAACTCAGTCCcattagtattttatatatagacTCTGGCAACAATGTGGTTTACAAACAATATGAGGACATGGTTGTTGAAACCTGTGGCTGCAGGTAG